The Pseudomonas sp. R4-35-07 genome contains a region encoding:
- a CDS encoding NUDIX hydrolase has translation MDATQREAAHRVASDAELICWVDEQDNLLGHLVRSDLRRRGLIGRCTFIFLFNTKGELCVHRRTLSKALYPGFWDTAAGGMVAAGETYADSAARELAEELGVSGVELTEHDHFYFEDGDSRLWCTSYSAVWDGPLCLQPEEVMEARFLPVETVLSEAKHKSYCPDAQEGLRRYLALRR, from the coding sequence ATGGACGCTACTCAAAGGGAGGCCGCCCACCGGGTAGCCTCCGATGCTGAACTGATCTGTTGGGTCGACGAGCAGGACAACCTGCTCGGCCACCTGGTCAGGTCCGATCTTCGCCGGCGTGGCTTGATCGGCCGTTGCACCTTCATATTCCTGTTCAATACCAAGGGTGAGTTGTGCGTGCATCGGCGCACCCTGAGCAAAGCGCTGTATCCAGGGTTCTGGGACACGGCCGCGGGCGGGATGGTCGCGGCAGGGGAAACCTATGCCGATTCGGCGGCCCGTGAGCTTGCAGAAGAACTCGGCGTCAGCGGCGTGGAATTGACCGAACATGACCATTTCTATTTCGAAGACGGCGACAGCAGGCTTTGGTGCACCTCCTACTCTGCGGTATGGGACGGGCCACTGTGCCTGCAGCCCGAAGAAGTCATGGAAGCGCGCTTCCTGCCGGTTGAAACGGTGTTGAGCGAGGCGAAACACAAGTCTTACTGCCCGGACGCTCAAGAGGGCCTGCGGCGCTATCTGGCGTTGCGTCGCTAA
- a CDS encoding methyl-accepting chemotaxis protein, whose translation MRLKLLTNLNTLLLVAVCLALGATLWWSQRALERPYLLMERYLGLSQAFENQVARNIDDYLASGDALRLSSAGQSLESLQQQLDSLPPELAQNLRPSLTDLDAFSKTDLLAAGKLAGDPQALLLQAERELGANLEQLSQYASAVNAPDAARYLPPLLAAAQHLGKLSLARDKLVSSGRAELADDVEREITNIRTQADLLAQLPLLGVKASADSSSDDFSALMGLENAEKTEAQDTGVDLKRELNSLLTRYPAELKRTREQIQQRTDLAAATHIKITRVRQAIAGLEPVVRAQHANIQGEVRLMQGLMIGLILLIALLIDTLQRRLARVLTHLAPALSTWAEGNFSQPIALGRTNRELRDIEASLNRLRAYLVDLVGTIRGNAEEVAGSSRTLAELSSGLHDGAERQAGDTAQIRDSLGELEATIQQVAGDASQAAGASRSAGVAVEQGQRVIGLSLAGLHALVGEVQQNAQMIEKLAAESATIGGVLTVIRSIADQTNLLALNAAIEAARAGEAGRGFAVVADEVRSLAQRTAGATAEIQGLIAGLQTAAHQSVQGMRAQVEHAEATAEQAQAADGALDKIVGAIQTISATAVRIADVTAQQSGAVSEIRDNSERIHQLGEDNLRRIGQGRSQGEHLLVLGGQLNTAVKAFRV comes from the coding sequence ATGCGCCTGAAGCTGCTGACCAATCTCAATACCCTTTTGTTGGTGGCCGTGTGCCTGGCACTTGGGGCGACGCTGTGGTGGTCGCAACGAGCACTGGAGCGCCCGTACCTGTTGATGGAGCGCTATCTGGGGCTGTCCCAGGCCTTCGAGAATCAGGTCGCACGCAATATCGACGACTACCTGGCCAGCGGCGATGCCCTGCGTTTGAGCAGCGCCGGCCAGAGCCTGGAAAGCCTGCAGCAGCAGCTCGATTCATTGCCGCCAGAGTTGGCCCAGAACCTGCGCCCCAGTCTTACGGACCTGGACGCTTTCAGCAAAACCGACCTGCTCGCCGCCGGCAAACTGGCCGGCGACCCGCAAGCGCTGTTATTGCAGGCCGAACGCGAGCTGGGGGCGAACCTGGAGCAACTGAGCCAGTACGCCAGCGCCGTGAATGCCCCGGACGCGGCGCGCTATCTGCCGCCACTGCTGGCCGCCGCGCAACACCTGGGCAAGCTGTCCCTGGCACGGGACAAACTGGTGAGCAGCGGTCGCGCCGAATTGGCGGATGATGTCGAGCGTGAAATCACCAACATTCGTACCCAGGCCGACCTGTTGGCGCAGTTGCCTTTGCTCGGGGTGAAGGCCAGTGCCGACTCCAGCAGCGACGATTTTTCCGCGTTGATGGGCCTGGAAAACGCTGAAAAAACCGAAGCCCAGGACACCGGCGTCGACCTCAAGCGTGAACTCAACAGCCTGTTGACTCGCTACCCCGCCGAACTCAAGCGCACCCGCGAACAGATCCAGCAACGCACCGACCTCGCCGCCGCCACACACATCAAGATCACCCGCGTGCGACAAGCCATCGCCGGCCTGGAGCCGGTGGTGCGCGCACAGCACGCCAACATCCAGGGCGAAGTGCGCCTGATGCAGGGGCTGATGATTGGCCTGATCCTGCTGATCGCACTGTTGATCGATACCCTGCAACGCCGCCTGGCGCGGGTGCTGACCCACCTCGCCCCGGCGCTGTCCACCTGGGCCGAAGGCAACTTCAGCCAGCCGATCGCCTTGGGCAGGACCAACCGCGAACTGCGCGACATCGAAGCCTCGCTGAATCGCCTGCGCGCTTATCTGGTGGACCTCGTCGGCACGATCCGCGGCAATGCCGAAGAAGTCGCCGGCAGCAGCCGCACCCTGGCCGAACTGAGCAGCGGTTTGCACGACGGCGCCGAACGCCAGGCCGGGGACACCGCGCAGATTCGTGACTCCCTGGGCGAACTGGAGGCGACCATCCAGCAAGTGGCGGGTGATGCCAGCCAGGCTGCAGGCGCGAGTCGCAGTGCCGGCGTCGCCGTGGAACAAGGCCAGCGGGTGATCGGCCTGAGCCTGGCCGGGTTGCATGCCCTGGTGGGTGAAGTGCAGCAAAATGCGCAGATGATCGAGAAACTCGCCGCAGAGTCCGCGACCATCGGCGGCGTACTCACGGTGATCCGCTCGATCGCCGACCAGACCAACTTGCTGGCGCTCAACGCAGCGATCGAAGCGGCTCGCGCCGGTGAGGCCGGACGCGGTTTTGCGGTGGTCGCCGATGAAGTGCGCTCCCTGGCCCAGCGTACCGCCGGCGCCACCGCCGAAATCCAGGGCCTGATCGCCGGCCTGCAAACCGCCGCCCACCAATCGGTGCAAGGCATGCGGGCGCAGGTCGAACACGCCGAAGCCACCGCCGAGCAAGCCCAGGCCGCCGACGGCGCGCTGGATAAAATCGTCGGGGCGATCCAGACCATCTCCGCGACCGCCGTACGCATCGCTGACGTGACAGCACAGCAAAGCGGGGCCGTGAGTGAGATTCGCGACAACAGCGAAAGAATTCACCAACTGGGTGAAGACAACCTGCGGCGTATCGGCCAGGGACGCAGCCAGGGCGAGCATCTGCTGGTGCTGGGTGGGCAGCTCAATACGGCTGTGAAAGCCTTCCGGGTCTGA
- a CDS encoding PleD family two-component system response regulator: MTESEDPSRERLKQHFAQRVIHQARQILEIWQRLQRSEWSNADFSELNEANLRLQRFAERFEQPEHRQLAQHIGESLKAVDENRGRLSSQLITELNRLMQRLSRTGLRQGDQLEQTLLPPMRKPIYVMLADHNRAERLAKQLEFFGMSAQSLDSVAAFRAAMAERLPSAIVMDVDFCGTGLGLKLAAEAQEGLEQKLPLLFFSLHETDTPTRLAAVRAGGEEFLTGTLEASSLLEKIEVLTCVAQYEPYKVLIIDDSRAQALHTERLLNSAGIVTRTLIEPIRAMAELADFQPDLIILDMYMPACTGTELAKVIRHNDRYVSVPIIYLSAEDDLDKQLDAMSEGGDDFLTKPIKPRHLITTVRNRAARARNLKARMVRDSLTGLYNHTHILQLLEDCSFRARRENKPLSFAMLDIDHFKRVNDSHGHPMGDRVIKSLALFLKQRLRKSDYIGRYGGEEFAIVMPDTDLESACKVLDEIRGRFAEIHYPAQPQDLWCTFSAGLVELCDGSDSLTMAAQADEALYRAKHAGRNRVQAARTSKQSAIFSPESTDSVITL, encoded by the coding sequence ATGACCGAGTCAGAAGACCCCAGCCGCGAGCGTCTCAAGCAGCACTTTGCCCAGCGGGTAATTCATCAGGCACGTCAAATTCTTGAGATCTGGCAGCGCCTGCAGCGTAGCGAATGGTCCAACGCGGATTTCTCCGAGCTCAATGAAGCCAATCTGCGCCTGCAACGCTTTGCCGAGCGTTTCGAACAGCCCGAACACCGCCAACTGGCCCAGCACATTGGCGAGTCCCTCAAAGCGGTGGATGAAAACCGCGGGCGCCTGAGCAGCCAATTGATCACCGAGCTCAATCGCTTGATGCAGCGCTTGTCGCGCACCGGGCTGCGCCAGGGCGATCAGCTGGAACAAACCCTGCTGCCGCCGATGCGCAAGCCGATCTACGTGATGCTGGCCGACCACAACCGCGCCGAGCGCCTGGCCAAGCAGTTGGAATTCTTTGGCATGAGCGCCCAGTCCCTGGACAGCGTCGCAGCCTTTCGCGCCGCCATGGCCGAGCGCCTGCCGTCGGCCATCGTAATGGACGTGGATTTCTGCGGCACCGGCCTAGGCCTGAAACTGGCTGCCGAAGCCCAGGAAGGCCTGGAGCAAAAGCTGCCGCTGCTGTTTTTCAGCCTGCATGAAACCGACACCCCGACCCGCCTGGCCGCCGTGCGCGCCGGCGGTGAAGAATTCCTGACCGGCACGCTGGAGGCCTCGAGCCTGCTGGAAAAGATCGAAGTGCTGACCTGCGTGGCTCAATATGAGCCGTATAAAGTGCTGATCATTGACGACTCCCGCGCCCAGGCGTTGCACACCGAGCGTCTGCTCAACAGCGCCGGCATCGTCACCCGCACGTTGATCGAGCCGATCCGGGCCATGGCCGAACTGGCCGACTTCCAGCCCGACCTGATCATCCTCGACATGTACATGCCCGCCTGCACCGGCACCGAGTTGGCCAAGGTGATTCGTCACAACGACCGTTATGTCAGCGTACCGATCATCTACCTGTCGGCCGAAGACGACCTGGACAAACAGCTGGATGCAATGAGCGAAGGCGGTGACGACTTCCTGACCAAGCCGATCAAGCCGCGCCACCTGATCACCACCGTGCGCAACCGTGCGGCGCGTGCGCGCAATTTGAAAGCGCGGATGGTGCGCGACAGCCTGACCGGGCTGTACAACCACACGCATATCCTGCAATTGCTCGAAGACTGCAGCTTCCGCGCCCGCCGCGAGAACAAGCCGCTGAGCTTTGCCATGCTCGATATTGACCACTTCAAGCGGGTCAATGACAGCCACGGTCACCCCATGGGCGACCGCGTGATCAAAAGCCTGGCGTTGTTTCTCAAGCAGCGTTTGCGCAAGAGCGACTATATTGGCCGCTATGGCGGTGAAGAATTCGCCATCGTGATGCCCGACACCGACCTCGAATCGGCCTGCAAAGTGCTGGACGAAATTCGTGGGCGTTTTGCGGAAATCCACTACCCGGCCCAACCCCAGGATTTATGGTGCACCTTCAGCGCCGGGCTGGTGGAGCTGTGCGACGGTTCCGACAGCCTGACGATGGCCGCCCAGGCCGATGAGGCGCTGTACCGCGCCAAGCATGCCGGACGTAACCGCGTGCAAGCCGCTCGCACATCAAAGCAAAGTGCCATCTTTTCACCGGAATCCACTGATTCGGTCATAACTTTGTAA
- a CDS encoding translation initiation factor Sui1 → MAKKAASFAALGGLVFSTDAGRHCPDCRQPVDSCTCKNTLIPEGDGIARVRRESKGRGGKTVTTITGVPLAEDALKELATALKKRCGTGGALKDGVIEIQGDHVELLLAELIKLGYKAKKSGG, encoded by the coding sequence GTGGCCAAGAAAGCCGCATCCTTCGCCGCCCTGGGTGGCCTGGTATTTTCCACCGACGCAGGTCGACACTGCCCGGACTGTCGTCAGCCCGTGGATTCGTGCACCTGCAAAAACACCCTGATTCCCGAAGGCGACGGCATTGCCCGCGTACGCCGCGAGAGCAAAGGCCGTGGCGGCAAGACGGTGACCACCATCACCGGCGTGCCGCTGGCCGAAGACGCGCTCAAGGAGCTTGCCACCGCGCTGAAAAAGCGCTGCGGCACGGGTGGCGCGTTGAAAGACGGGGTCATCGAAATCCAGGGCGATCACGTCGAACTGCTGTTGGCCGAGTTGATCAAGCTCGGTTACAAGGCCAAGAAGTCCGGCGGCTGA
- the accC gene encoding acetyl-CoA carboxylase biotin carboxylase subunit yields MLKPAKKLQKVLIANRGEIALRILRACKEEGIKTVAVYSTADTELMHVKLADESICIGPPLATNSYLKVSNIIAAAEVTGADGIHPGYGFLAENADFAEQVEKSGFAFIGPKAETIRLMGDKVSAKDAMIAAGVPTVPGSDGPLPEDEETALRIGREVGYPVIIKAAGGGGGRGMRVVHKEEELIEAAKQTRSEAAAWFGNPMVYLEKYLTNPRHVEVQVLSDGQGHAIHLGDRDCSLQRRHQKVLEEAPAPGLDEKARQEVLARCVKACIDINYRGAGTFEFLYENGRFYFIEMNTRVQVEHPVSEMVTGIDIVKEMLSIAAGNVLSFTQEDVKIHGHSLECRINAEDPQTFMPSPGLVKHFHAPGGNGVRVDSHLYSGYKVPSNYDSLIGKLITWGATRDEAMARMRNALDEIVVDGIKTNIPLHRDLVRDEGFCEGGVNIHYLEHKLANQ; encoded by the coding sequence ATGTTGAAACCTGCGAAGAAACTGCAAAAAGTCCTGATCGCCAACCGCGGCGAGATCGCGCTGCGTATCCTGCGCGCCTGTAAGGAAGAGGGCATCAAGACCGTCGCTGTTTACTCGACGGCCGATACCGAATTGATGCACGTGAAACTGGCGGACGAGAGCATCTGCATCGGCCCGCCCCTGGCGACCAACTCGTACCTGAAAGTCTCGAACATCATCGCTGCCGCCGAAGTGACCGGCGCCGATGGCATTCACCCAGGCTACGGCTTCCTCGCGGAAAACGCCGATTTCGCCGAACAGGTGGAAAAATCCGGGTTTGCCTTCATCGGCCCGAAAGCCGAAACCATTCGCCTGATGGGCGACAAGGTCTCGGCCAAGGACGCCATGATCGCCGCCGGCGTGCCTACCGTTCCCGGCTCCGACGGCCCGCTGCCGGAAGACGAGGAAACCGCTCTGCGCATCGGTCGTGAAGTCGGCTACCCGGTGATCATCAAGGCCGCCGGTGGCGGTGGTGGTCGCGGCATGCGCGTGGTGCACAAGGAAGAAGAACTGATCGAAGCCGCCAAGCAGACCCGCTCCGAAGCGGCTGCCTGGTTCGGCAACCCGATGGTCTACCTGGAGAAGTACCTGACCAACCCACGTCACGTGGAAGTGCAGGTACTGTCCGACGGCCAGGGCCATGCGATCCACCTGGGCGACCGCGATTGCTCGCTGCAGCGTCGTCACCAGAAGGTATTGGAAGAAGCCCCGGCACCCGGCCTGGACGAGAAAGCCCGCCAGGAAGTCCTGGCGCGCTGCGTCAAGGCGTGCATCGACATCAACTACCGTGGCGCCGGTACTTTCGAGTTCCTCTACGAGAACGGCCGTTTCTACTTCATCGAGATGAACACTCGCGTGCAGGTAGAGCACCCGGTGTCGGAGATGGTCACCGGTATCGATATCGTCAAGGAGATGCTCAGCATCGCCGCCGGCAACGTGCTGTCCTTCACCCAGGAAGACGTGAAGATCCACGGCCACTCCCTGGAGTGCCGGATCAACGCCGAAGACCCGCAAACCTTTATGCCGAGCCCAGGCCTGGTCAAGCACTTCCACGCGCCCGGCGGCAACGGCGTACGTGTGGATTCGCACCTGTACAGCGGCTACAAGGTTCCGTCCAACTACGACTCGCTGATCGGCAAGCTGATCACCTGGGGCGCGACCCGCGACGAGGCCATGGCCCGCATGCGCAACGCCCTGGACGAAATCGTGGTCGACGGCATCAAGACCAACATCCCGCTGCATCGGGACCTGGTGCGTGATGAAGGCTTCTGCGAAGGTGGTGTGAACATTCACTACCTGGAACACAAGCTGGCCAACCAGTAA
- the speA gene encoding arginine decarboxylase, with translation MSVRRTRKDDGSQWTVADSRSVYGIRHWGAGYFAINEAGRVEVRPNGPNSTPVDLYEQVDALRKSGLSLPLLVRFPDILQDRVRQLTGAFDSNIERLEYQSQYTALYPIKVNQQEAVIENIIATQNVSIGLEAGSKPELLAVLALAPKGGTIVCNGYKDREFIRLALMGQKLGHNVFIVIEKESEVGLVIEEAASLKVKPQVGLRVRLSSLASSKWADTGGEKSKFGLSAAQLLSVVERFRAAGLDQGIRLLHFHMGSQIANLADYQHGFKEAIRYYGELRNLGLPVDHIDVGGGLGVDYDGTHSRNASSINYDMDDYAGVVVGMLKEFCDAQSLPHPHIFSESGRSLTAHHAMLVVQVTDVEKHNDEIPTIENKESLPETVQWLVDLLGPTDIEMVTETYWRATHYMSDVATQYADGKLTLAEKALAEQCYFAVCRRLHNSLKARQRSHRQVLDELNDKLADKYICNFSVFQSLPDTWAIGQVLPILPLHRLDEEPLRRAVLQDLTCDSDGKIKQYVDEQSIETSLPVHALNEGEDYLLGIFLVGAYQEILGDMHNLFGDTDSVNIYQREDGSVYSAGIETHDTIEDMLRYVHLSPEELMTHYRDKCASAKISASERTQFLDALRLGLTRSSYLSS, from the coding sequence ATGTCCGTACGACGCACACGCAAAGACGATGGCAGCCAATGGACAGTTGCGGACAGCCGCAGCGTTTATGGGATTCGCCATTGGGGGGCCGGTTATTTCGCGATCAATGAAGCCGGTCGCGTAGAAGTCCGTCCGAACGGTCCGAACAGCACGCCTGTCGATCTGTACGAGCAAGTCGACGCGCTGCGCAAAAGCGGCCTGTCGTTGCCGCTGCTGGTGCGCTTCCCCGATATCCTGCAAGACCGTGTCCGCCAGCTCACCGGTGCCTTCGATTCAAACATCGAGCGCCTGGAATACCAGAGCCAATACACCGCGCTGTACCCGATCAAGGTGAACCAGCAGGAAGCGGTGATCGAGAACATCATCGCCACCCAGAACGTCTCCATCGGCCTGGAAGCCGGTTCCAAGCCTGAGCTGCTGGCCGTATTGGCCCTGGCGCCGAAGGGCGGCACCATCGTCTGCAACGGTTACAAGGACCGTGAGTTCATCCGCCTGGCGCTGATGGGCCAGAAGCTCGGCCACAACGTGTTTATTGTGATCGAGAAAGAATCCGAAGTCGGGCTGGTGATCGAAGAGGCTGCCAGCCTCAAGGTCAAGCCACAGGTTGGCTTGCGCGTGCGCCTGTCGTCGCTGGCCTCGAGCAAGTGGGCTGATACCGGCGGTGAAAAGTCCAAGTTCGGGTTGTCGGCGGCGCAACTGCTGTCGGTGGTCGAGCGTTTCCGCGCGGCGGGCCTCGACCAGGGCATCCGCCTGCTGCACTTCCACATGGGCTCGCAGATCGCCAACCTGGCCGACTACCAGCACGGGTTCAAGGAAGCCATTCGTTACTACGGCGAACTGCGCAACCTCGGCCTGCCGGTGGACCACATCGACGTCGGCGGCGGCCTGGGCGTGGACTACGACGGTACCCACTCGCGTAACGCCAGCTCGATCAACTACGACATGGACGACTACGCCGGCGTGGTGGTGGGCATGCTCAAGGAATTCTGCGACGCGCAGAGCCTGCCGCACCCGCACATCTTCTCCGAAAGCGGCCGTTCCCTGACCGCCCACCACGCCATGCTGGTGGTGCAGGTAACCGACGTCGAGAAACACAACGACGAAATCCCGACTATCGAAAACAAGGAAAGCCTGCCCGAAACCGTGCAATGGCTGGTAGACCTGCTCGGCCCGACCGATATCGAGATGGTCACCGAAACCTACTGGCGCGCCACCCACTACATGAGCGACGTGGCTACCCAGTATGCCGACGGCAAACTGACCCTGGCCGAGAAAGCCCTGGCCGAACAGTGCTACTTCGCCGTGTGCCGCCGCCTGCACAATTCGTTGAAAGCCCGCCAGCGCTCGCACCGCCAGGTGCTGGACGAACTCAACGACAAGTTGGCCGACAAGTACATCTGCAACTTCTCGGTGTTCCAGAGCCTGCCGGACACTTGGGCCATCGGCCAGGTACTGCCGATCCTGCCGCTGCATCGCCTCGACGAAGAGCCGCTGCGCCGCGCCGTGCTGCAAGACCTGACCTGCGACTCCGACGGCAAGATCAAGCAGTACGTCGACGAGCAGAGCATCGAGACCAGCCTGCCGGTACATGCCCTGAACGAGGGCGAAGACTACCTGCTGGGTATTTTCCTGGTGGGGGCTTACCAGGAAATCCTTGGTGACATGCACAACCTGTTCGGCGACACCGACTCGGTGAACATCTACCAGCGTGAAGACGGTTCGGTGTACAGCGCCGGTATCGAGACCCACGACACCATCGAAGACATGCTGCGCTATGTGCACTTGTCGCCGGAAGAGTTGATGACGCATTACCGTGACAAGTGCGCGAGCGCGAAGATCTCAGCGTCGGAGCGCACCCAGTTCCTGGATGCCTTGCGTCTGGGGCTGACCCGTTCTTCGTACCTGTCCTCGTAA
- a CDS encoding DUF2333 family protein gives MLDWKNREGSAKGPAPEPKSANRSYVRNLLMSRALLSVICLYLLVTGGLGWYWSQEPALFPVQQNAQLAAEKEGKQMVIGYTTVETLKTVVGTLLNKPGGYISNDRFPPGLWMDNMPSWEYGVLVQVRDLTRALRKDFARSQSQSAEDADLAKAEPRFNFDNKSWVLPSSESEYQEGINSLNRYEARLSDPNQKGALFYSRADNLNNWLGDVATRLGSLSQRLSASVGRVKLNTALKTEALAPGEVPQVDEEVVETPWMQIDNVFYEARGQAWALSHLLRAIEVDFADVLAKKNATVSVRQIIRELEASQEPVWSPMILNGSGFGVLANHSLVMANYISRANAAVIDLRQLLNQG, from the coding sequence ATGCTGGACTGGAAAAACCGCGAAGGCAGTGCCAAAGGCCCCGCCCCTGAGCCCAAGTCGGCCAACCGCAGCTACGTTCGCAACCTGCTGATGAGCCGCGCCTTGCTCAGCGTGATCTGCTTGTACTTGCTGGTCACCGGTGGCCTGGGTTGGTATTGGAGCCAGGAACCGGCGCTGTTCCCGGTCCAGCAAAACGCCCAGCTGGCCGCCGAGAAGGAAGGCAAGCAGATGGTGATCGGCTACACCACCGTCGAAACCCTGAAAACCGTGGTCGGCACTTTGCTGAACAAGCCAGGTGGCTACATTTCTAATGACCGTTTCCCGCCAGGCCTGTGGATGGACAACATGCCCAGCTGGGAGTACGGCGTGCTGGTGCAGGTGCGTGACCTGACCCGTGCCCTGCGCAAAGACTTCGCCCGTTCCCAGTCGCAGTCGGCAGAAGACGCTGACCTGGCCAAGGCCGAGCCGCGTTTCAACTTCGACAACAAGAGCTGGGTGCTGCCGTCCAGCGAGTCGGAATACCAGGAAGGCATCAACTCCCTGAATCGCTACGAAGCACGCCTGTCCGACCCGAACCAGAAGGGCGCGCTGTTCTATTCCCGCGCCGACAACCTGAATAACTGGCTGGGCGATGTCGCCACCCGCCTGGGTTCGCTGTCGCAGCGCCTGTCGGCCAGCGTGGGCCGGGTCAAGCTGAACACCGCGCTGAAAACTGAAGCGCTGGCGCCGGGTGAAGTGCCGCAGGTCGATGAGGAAGTGGTGGAAACCCCCTGGATGCAGATCGACAACGTGTTCTACGAGGCCCGTGGCCAAGCGTGGGCGCTGTCCCACCTGCTGCGCGCCATCGAAGTCGATTTCGCCGATGTGCTGGCCAAGAAAAACGCCACCGTCAGCGTGCGCCAGATCATTCGTGAGCTGGAGGCCTCGCAGGAACCGGTTTGGAGCCCGATGATTCTCAATGGCAGTGGCTTCGGGGTACTGGCGAACCATTCGCTGGTAATGGCCAACTACATTTCCCGGGCCAACGCTGCGGTGATCGATTTGCGTCAGCTTCTCAACCAGGGTTGA
- the aroQ gene encoding type II 3-dehydroquinate dehydratase yields the protein MATLLVLHGPNLNLLGTREPGVYGAVTLDQINLDLEQRARVAGHHLLYLQSNAEYELIDRIHAARGEGVDFILINPAAFTHTSVALRDALLAVSIPFIEVHLSNVHKREAFRHHSYFSDVAVGVICGLGASGYRLALEAALEHVEEQAKRP from the coding sequence ATGGCGACCTTACTGGTTCTTCACGGACCCAACCTGAACCTGCTCGGCACCCGTGAACCGGGCGTCTACGGGGCAGTGACCCTGGATCAGATCAACCTCGATCTGGAACAGCGGGCCCGTGTCGCCGGCCACCATTTGCTCTACCTGCAAAGCAATGCCGAGTATGAATTGATTGATCGCATCCATGCCGCGCGTGGCGAAGGCGTGGATTTCATTCTGATCAATCCCGCCGCTTTTACGCACACAAGCGTTGCATTACGTGACGCGCTGCTGGCGGTGAGCATCCCATTCATCGAAGTGCATTTATCGAACGTGCACAAACGCGAAGCTTTCCGCCATCACTCTTACTTCTCCGATGTAGCGGTAGGAGTGATCTGCGGCCTTGGCGCCAGCGGTTACCGACTGGCCCTGGAGGCCGCCCTGGAACACGTTGAAGAACAGGCTAAACGCCCCTGA
- the accB gene encoding acetyl-CoA carboxylase biotin carboxyl carrier protein, producing MDIRKVKKLIELLEESGIDELEIKEGEESVRISRHSKTPAQQFYAPQMQAPAPAAAAPAAAPAAAAPAAPAAPALNGFVVKSPMVGTFYRTPAPTSPAFVEVGKTVKVGDTICIVEAMKMMNHITAEKAGVIESILVENGQPVEYDQPLFTIV from the coding sequence ATGGATATCCGTAAAGTTAAGAAACTGATCGAACTGCTGGAAGAATCCGGTATCGACGAGCTAGAAATCAAGGAAGGCGAAGAGTCCGTACGGATCAGCCGTCACAGCAAGACCCCGGCTCAACAGTTCTACGCGCCACAGATGCAAGCGCCGGCTCCGGCCGCTGCCGCACCTGCAGCCGCTCCAGCCGCCGCCGCGCCTGCGGCGCCAGCAGCCCCTGCGCTGAACGGTTTCGTGGTCAAGTCGCCAATGGTCGGTACTTTCTACCGCACCCCGGCACCGACCTCGCCAGCCTTCGTTGAAGTGGGCAAGACCGTGAAAGTGGGCGACACCATCTGCATCGTTGAAGCGATGAAGATGATGAACCACATCACGGCTGAAAAAGCCGGCGTCATCGAATCCATCCTGGTAGAAAACGGTCAGCCGGTTGAGTACGACCAGCCGCTGTTCACCATCGTTTGA